A single Primulina eburnea isolate SZY01 chromosome 11, ASM2296580v1, whole genome shotgun sequence DNA region contains:
- the LOC140805169 gene encoding probable UDP-arabinopyranose mutase 5 isoform X2, with product MRTPPTLLSLTIDSALNNFAHISDISFLPHHILLELFLRTLKAGKLNERILKLFAATGKEEILSVIDAFNIQHNLVPVLPTRNIGDEEVDIVVGALQPDLTSFMEEWRPIFSRFHLIIVKDPELKEDLKIPDGFNMDLYTKPDIDRVVGSSSSAISFSGYSCRYFGYLMSRKSYVICIDDDCIPARDSNGYIIDAVSQHITNLAAPATPFFFNTLYDPFREGTDFVRGYPFSLRNGVDCGLSCGLWLNLADYDAPTQVLKPDLRNMRYVDAVLTVPSRTMMPVSGINIGINSQLLGPAMLPAFRLAKEGKLRWETVEDLWSGMCVKLVCDHLRLGVKSGLPYVWRKERGDAIESLRKEWDGVRLMEDVVPFFQSVRLSQEAVTAEDCVTEIAAFVKEKLGPVNPVFARAADTMVEWIKIWTRVRGPSRV from the exons ATGAGAACTCCGCCCACACTTCTCTCACTAACCATTGACTCTGCACTTAACAACTTCGCCCATATATCTGATATCTCTTTTCTGCCTCATCACATTCTTCTTGAGCTCTTCCTG AGAACACTGAAAGCTGGGAAACTGAATGAGAGGATATTGAAGTTGTTTGCGGCAACTGGCAAAGAAGAAATCCTTTCTGTCATTGATGCTTTTAATATTCAACATAATCTTGTCCCCGTTCTTCCTACCCGTAA CATTGGAGACGAAGAGGTGGATATTGTAGTAGGTGCCCTTCAGCCAGATCTTACATCGTTCATGGAAGAGTGGAGACCAATTTTCTCCCGATTCCACCTTATAATTGTCAAAGATCCTGAACTCAAAGAGGACCTTAAAATTCCAGATGGATTTAACATGGATCTCTATACAAAGCCCGATATAGATCGtgttgtgggctcttcatcaagTGCAATTTCTTTTTCTGGATACTCTTGTCGGTATTTTGGCTATCTTATGTCTCGTAAAAGTTATGTAATCTGTATTGATGATGATTGTATCCCTGCTAGAGATAGCAATGGGTATATAATTGATGCTGTCTCCCAGCATATTACTAACCTTGCAGCCCCTGCtactccatttttcttcaacaCTCTCTATGACCCTTTCCGTGAGGGAACTGATTTTGTTCGAGGCTACCCCTTTAGCTTAAGAAATGGGGTGGACTGCGGCCTTTCTTGTGGATTGTGGCTCAATCTAGCTGACTATGATGCTCCCACTCAAGTCCTCAAGCCAGATCTGAGAAACATGAGGTATGTCGATGCAGTTCTCACCGTACCATCAAGAACCATGATGCCCGTTAGTGGAATCAACATAGGTATCAATAGTCAGTTGCTGGGACCGGCTATGCTTCCAGCTTTTCGGTTGGCGAAGGAAGGAAAGCTGAGGTGGGAAACAGTGGAAGATTTATGGAGTGGGATGTGTGTTAAGTTAGTTTGTGATCACTTGAGGCTTGGCGTGAAAAGTGGGCTTCCCTACGTGTGGAGAAAAGAACGAGGCGATGCTATCGAAAGTTTGAGAAAAGAGTGGGATGGAGTTAGGCTGATGGAAGATGTGGTTCCGTTCTTTCAATCAGTAAGATTGTCTCAAGAGGCTGTTACAGCGGAAGATTGTGTAACTGAGATTGCTGCATTTGTAAAAGAAAAACTGGGACCAGTTAATCCAGTATTTGCTCGTGCTGCTGATACTATGGTCGAGTGGATCAAGATTTGGACACGAGTGCGCGGACCCAGTAGAGTGTAA
- the LOC140805169 gene encoding probable UDP-arabinopyranose mutase 5 isoform X1, with protein MSQISIGDEEVDIVVGALQPDLTSFMEEWRPIFSRFHLIIVKDPELKEDLKIPDGFNMDLYTKPDIDRVVGSSSSAISFSGYSCRYFGYLMSRKSYVICIDDDCIPARDSNGYIIDAVSQHITNLAAPATPFFFNTLYDPFREGTDFVRGYPFSLRNGVDCGLSCGLWLNLADYDAPTQVLKPDLRNMRYVDAVLTVPSRTMMPVSGINIGINSQLLGPAMLPAFRLAKEGKLRWETVEDLWSGMCVKLVCDHLRLGVKSGLPYVWRKERGDAIESLRKEWDGVRLMEDVVPFFQSVRLSQEAVTAEDCVTEIAAFVKEKLGPVNPVFARAADTMVEWIKIWTRVRGPSRV; from the coding sequence ATGTCTCAGATAAGCATTGGAGACGAAGAGGTGGATATTGTAGTAGGTGCCCTTCAGCCAGATCTTACATCGTTCATGGAAGAGTGGAGACCAATTTTCTCCCGATTCCACCTTATAATTGTCAAAGATCCTGAACTCAAAGAGGACCTTAAAATTCCAGATGGATTTAACATGGATCTCTATACAAAGCCCGATATAGATCGtgttgtgggctcttcatcaagTGCAATTTCTTTTTCTGGATACTCTTGTCGGTATTTTGGCTATCTTATGTCTCGTAAAAGTTATGTAATCTGTATTGATGATGATTGTATCCCTGCTAGAGATAGCAATGGGTATATAATTGATGCTGTCTCCCAGCATATTACTAACCTTGCAGCCCCTGCtactccatttttcttcaacaCTCTCTATGACCCTTTCCGTGAGGGAACTGATTTTGTTCGAGGCTACCCCTTTAGCTTAAGAAATGGGGTGGACTGCGGCCTTTCTTGTGGATTGTGGCTCAATCTAGCTGACTATGATGCTCCCACTCAAGTCCTCAAGCCAGATCTGAGAAACATGAGGTATGTCGATGCAGTTCTCACCGTACCATCAAGAACCATGATGCCCGTTAGTGGAATCAACATAGGTATCAATAGTCAGTTGCTGGGACCGGCTATGCTTCCAGCTTTTCGGTTGGCGAAGGAAGGAAAGCTGAGGTGGGAAACAGTGGAAGATTTATGGAGTGGGATGTGTGTTAAGTTAGTTTGTGATCACTTGAGGCTTGGCGTGAAAAGTGGGCTTCCCTACGTGTGGAGAAAAGAACGAGGCGATGCTATCGAAAGTTTGAGAAAAGAGTGGGATGGAGTTAGGCTGATGGAAGATGTGGTTCCGTTCTTTCAATCAGTAAGATTGTCTCAAGAGGCTGTTACAGCGGAAGATTGTGTAACTGAGATTGCTGCATTTGTAAAAGAAAAACTGGGACCAGTTAATCCAGTATTTGCTCGTGCTGCTGATACTATGGTCGAGTGGATCAAGATTTGGACACGAGTGCGCGGACCCAGTAGAGTGTAA